From uncultured Desulfobacter sp.:
ATGCAAATCGGAAAAACGGCCGTGGAAAGGGGGTTGATCGCCCAGGAGCAACTGGAGGAATGCCAACAGCAGGTCGAGCAGCGCAATCAACCGTTGAGCCGATTTTTATTCACAAAAGGTTTGCTTTCAGATACAGATCGAAAAAAACTGCTTTCTGAACAGTTGGATACCCTTTTTCTTATCAAACAGGCCGTCAAGCACCGGTTGATCCAGGAGGAAGATCTGGAATCTGCGGTTAAGCTCAAGCATTACAAAAAATCAACATGTGAAATTTTGTATGAACAGAACCGGGTTACCCTGTCCGAATTGAATCACGCTTTCCGAAGGTTCAGTCCGGATCTCAAATTAGGACAGATCCTTTTGCAGCAGGGATTGATCCAGGAGGCCGATCTTGAAAGGGCCCTTAGGTTTCAGTCCCCCGGCCATAAAACCCTTGGTAAAATACTGCTGGAAAACAAAAGTGTGACATTGGACCAGCTTTATTTTGCCCTTTCCATTCAATACAATACCCCGTTCCAAAAACTTGACGGATATATTTACTATGAAAAACAAAAAAGCGAACTGCGTCATATCATCGGTCAGCGTTATGCCTGCGAACATCAGATTCTCCCCCTTTTCCGGAACGGAGACAACCTGACCCTCGGGGTGTCTAATCCAGCCAAGGTCTGGAGTATGCAAGACCTTCGGTCCAGCCATCCAAAGATCCAGATGACTTGCGTGCTGATCACCGATGAAAAATTCGAACAACTTTACGCCCTGTTATACGGAGAGGTGCTGCCAAGACCCGTTAACCGATTTCTGTCCGGGCAGAGAAACTCCGAGGGCGCCTCAGTGGTCATTGATCAGTTGAAAGATCAGCATACCAAGGTCAAATCGTTGTATCAGGCCTACAAAACGCAGATGCAACCGGCAGGCGTGGAAAAAGAGATCCCCCAGGAAGAAATCTGGTTCATGGAATTTATTGAAGAAAATTTTCATACAATTTGTAAAACTTACGGTTGCTCCAGCGTCCAATTCAGATGCATCGACAAAGAAGGAAAGCCGGAACTATTTGCGTCGCCGGTACTATAAAAAAGGAATATATGCATGAAACGGGTAATCACCGTTACCAGCGGAAAAGGTGGTGTTGGCAAGACCAATATCTGCGTGAACCTGGCCGTTCAGTTTGCCAGGCAGGGATTACGGCCCTGCATTTTTGATGCAGATCTCGGGTTGGCCAACATCAATATCCTAATGGGAATCCACCCGGAGCATACCCTTGAGGCGGTGGTGAATGGGGAAAAACGCATCTCGGATATCATGATTCATGATACCTGCGGTGTGGACATCATTCCCGGCGGCAGCGGCGTGGAAAAGCTGGCAGCCATGACACCCCGGGACGTCTCCCAACTGATCGAGTCTTTTTCCTGCCTGGAGGGGTATGATGTCCTGTTTTTCGATACGTCGGCCGGCATTTCCAGGGATGTACTTTCCTTTTGCATGGCCTCCCAGGAGGTACTCCTGGTGGTGACATCCGAACCCACGTCGCTGACCGACGGTTACTCGATGTTGAAAGTGCTTTCCTTGAACGGATACCGAGAACCGGTAAAAGTGGTCATGAACAAGGCGAAAAACGAACGTTTTGGCAAGGCTGTATTCGACAAATTTAATGAAACGGTGAAAAAATATCTACCCATTGAAATTTCCTATGCAGGCTGCCTTCCTGCTGATGAAGCTGTGTCCGCAGCAGTGATCCGGCAGCGTCCTTTCACTTTGTTGTACCCTTCGACCCGTGCAGCCGTCGGTATTGAACAACTGGCCGAATTTCTGTTCGACAATCCAGGTGCCGGTAAAAGTGTCACTACATTTGAGAATTTTTGGGAAAAGTACATGGAAGTTGCAGGAACCCCTCTTAAACTCCCTCAAAGAAAAAAAAGAAACTCGGCCAAAGCGCCGGTGAAAGTTCAAAGCGCTACCCGGCCACCGTCAGCACAGCCGCCGGTTTCTGAAGGGGACAATGCGCTCTCCGGTCAGATACTGGCGTCTTTAAATCAATTGACCTCGGTTGTCACTGATATGTCTACCGAATTTAAAGAATTTCGGCGTGCTCTGGCAGGGCCGGACAATGACAGTGTCACGCCTACTGATTCTGAAAGTGACCAGGGAGCACCACAACTGCCGCCTAGCATTCCCCTGGATTTTGAAGCTTATAAGAAAAAGAAACTGAATGGGGCCTGAATCATCCGGCGTCATAAAAAGCCCGTGAAGATACCAGCGGATCTCCCTCTCAAGCACATCCGGCAACTGGATGACCCCATTGGTGATCCCATCACCGTGCCCAATTGTAATAAGGCGTTTGCTTAAAGTAAAACTTCAAGTTTTGTGGACATGCCGTCAAGTGTGACGGCGTCTGTCTGGCCCGTTTTCTTTAGGTATAATGCAAAATCCAATGTTTGAGCCAATACCTTGTTCTATAAAAACCAAGTCTTTTATCTTGAGATTTTCGATGATTTCATCGACAAGCAGTGATAAATTGACGTTGGCCTTTTCCCCGGTTTTCTTATTTATATGGGCAATAAGCTCATTTTTCGTAGCTCCATTGTGCTTTTTCAAGTACACCAATACCATATTTTCAATATGTCTGTTTTCTGTTGCTTTATATATAAAAAATAAGCCCCCCACAGAACCGCACTGTAATGCAAAGGAAAGCAGATAGTATCCATAAAGCAACAGAAAAATATTCAGAATTATCATTCCAGCTATAATAAAAAAGAAAAAGAATCTTTTCACAATACATTCCTCCTTTGAATAATGTGAAGAGGGATGTTGGAAACTACTATTCTGAAGCGTCTTGACATAATGCCAATTTACACTGGCGTGAAAGAAGATACAATTTAAAATTGTGGTCTGTTCACAAATTGCCACAATATTTTTATATAACTCACTCCCTCCATGTTTAATCTGGGGGGGCAAAATCGTAAAATTTCCGACGAGGCTACGTAAATCCTTGTTAGTTGGGGACCTGAGAGGCAAAATTTATTTCAGAACCCAAGAATGCTTCTTCTATAACCAATTAAATATTAATGGTGTTTTGATTTATACTCGATCATCAAATTTTTAGGAAATTTGTTTGAATTCAAGGAGGAAACAATTTTTAATAGTTTGAATATACGGCATATTTTGAGGATTAAAAAATTTTTTCAATGCCTAAGTCGGAAATAGCCCCGAAACCCGTATATTTTTAGACGTGATGTTGCTTTATTTCAATGAATTGGTGTGGCTATACCCCGCCGAGCGCCGCCACCGAGTCGAGTTCGAGTACCCACCGAGTATCAGCATCTCAAAAATGGGGGAACATAATAAAATAGCAGCTGGAAAATAGCAATCGCAGGAGGTTTCTGTCAGCTTCTTTTACTAGTTGAAAAAGAAGCTGATACCTCTGATATCCAACCATTCTCGGCATCAGTTTCAAAGCAGGTAACAAAAACAAGTAACCATACATATTTCAGTTTTATTGAACCCGCACAAAGTGTGAAAAACGTCTGGCATATTTTATGCTCTAAAGAATATTAGAAGCACCAAATAAGAAGTTCAAATCTATATGAGGTGAGAATATGCCCTGATTAGGGGCTACCGACATAACGCGGGACAGTTTGATCTGGTGATGAGAGTTTTGCAGTACCTGAGCCTGATCAACCGGGGTTCCGGAGAAGCCTTTTTTTAAAGGGTGTCCCGGTTTAAAACGATATCCGGATTAGACAAATCAGGACCGATTGGCCAGGAATCAATGACCGGAAGATGGTTGGGAATGTGCAATGATATAAGCGCACAAACAACCGATTTCAAACTGGCTTTCGCAGGAAATTGGTGTGCAGAGGTGGCTTCGGTTCAGGTCGGGGCAGAGGCGTTTATTTTTATAGGGTTTAACCAGAACAGCCTGGTGACCGTACCGCAAAGTGACGCGCAGCAATCGCTTCAAACCCAGATCGACGAGATGAAACAAACATTGAAAGCTATCCAGCAGCAAATTGAAAAGCTGCAGGAGGGCAAGTAACCCTAACCAGTGTTCATTCGAAAAAGATCACTTCCGGATGGACATTAACAACAAAAAGTGAGGTGAATTATGTCATTGGTAAAATGGGATCCACTGAGGGAAATGGATGAGTTTTTCGATCGTTACACAAAAGCCGTCGGACGGCCGGGAGCCTCAAATCAGGAGATTATCGCAACAGGAGATTGGACTCCGCGGGTCGATATTGCCGAAACCGACAACGTCTTCGTCATCAAAGCCGAAATACCGGATGTCAAAAAAGAGGATGTCAGAGTTCTGGTGGACAATGGTATCTTGACAATCCGGGGGGAACGGCACCAGGAAAAAGAAGAAAAAGGAAAACGTTTCCATCGGGTAGAACGACATTACGGAAGTTTCAACCGCAGCTTTACACTGCCTGATAACGTTGATGAAAGTAAAATCAAGGCCGCCTTTAAAGACGGTATGCTTACGCTTCAAATTGAAAAGACCAAAGAGACCAAGCATAAAGCCATCGAAGTAGCGATTGAATAACCGCTTTCACTTGTTGGAATAATTTCTTGGGACACTCCGGGAGGCCTGAAAATGGCTTCCCAGGGTGCATCTACGGCTGAATATATTGCGTTCTTTCATCGTTGGGTGCTCTCGCTACTACTTTGATTATGAATCAGTAACATATTTATAAGTTAGGCCCATAATCAAAATAAAACCCCCCATATGGTTTGCTTTTTCATCCGTCTTCTTCGTTGTTACAATGAGCACATATTTCAATATGCTCCCATTGTCACGCCTTGAATGAAACGGTTTGTTCAGGTTTTTCCAGCCGCTTGCACAAAGCCTGTAAATGATGTATAGATGCCCGGATTAAAAGGGACGGTATTATGTATAAAGACAGGGTGGTTGCAGAAAAAATGACCACGATTACACCTTGCCCCGTCTGGCTGAAGTGGTTTAATTTTACATCCATGATCGCGGTTAAATAGAATGGAACAGTTTTTAGCAAGTTACGGACATCTGGGATGGGATAAATGGTATGATGCCTTGGAAACGCTGGTCAAAGATAAAAGGGCGTATCTTGATTCTGCCGGGGGAAATTTTGAAAAGTATAAATACGTGGTTGAAAAACTGCCTGAAATTTGTCCCCACACCGTTGATCTGTCATCCAGGGCTGTCAGCATCGGGCAGGCAGACCAGCTTTTACCGGATGAAAGGGACAGGCTTTACAACGACCTTGTCAAGCTGAGCCCCTGGCGCAAGGGCCCCTTTGATTTTTTTGGTGTTCACGTTGATTCCGAGTGGCAGTCCTGGATGAAATGGGAGCGTCTGGAGCCCCATCTGCCCAACCTTAAAAATAGAAAAATTCTGGATATCGGTTCAAGCAATGGCTATTACATGTTTAAAATGGCGGCGTCAGACCCCATGTTTGCCTTAGGCCTTGAACCCCAAAGTGCTTTTTATTATCAATATTGTGCAGCACAAAAATATTTGAATCTGAAAAAAGTATTCTGTCTGCCGGCCGCCTACAATGAACTGCCGGCCATGAACCGTTTTTTTGATCTGGTGCTGTGCATGGGAATTTTGTACCACCGCAAATCCCCGGTGAAGATGCTGAGACAGATCCATGACAGCCTTGTGCCGGGCGGGCAGGTGGTTGTGGAAAACCTGGTGATCAAAGGGGAAAATAATTATTGTTTGTTTCCCTCTGACCGGTACGCAAAAATGCGCAACGTGTTTTTTATCCCTGATTTGTCTGCCATGGAAGCCTGGCTCACCCGGGCCGGATTTTCAGATATCAGATGCGTGGACATCACAGACACCACCCTTAAAGAGCAGCGCAAAACCCAATGGATTCAAACGGAATCCCTTGAAGATTTTTTGGACCCCGAAGATCCGTCAAAAACCGTTGAGGGGTATCCGGCACCGGTCAGGGCCATTTACATAGCTCGTGTTTGAACGACAAGTCACCCATCTGCGGCGTTGCAAAAAAATTTGCAATCCTTACATACTCGAGTATGCTCCGGTTGCAAATTTTTCTGCGCCTTGCATCTGGGAAACTTGTCGTCCAAACACTGGGATGCTGTTCAAATAATTAGGTCCAGGCAATAGCTAAACGATTTCGACGGGATCGAACTGTCTGGCAACGGCAAAAACCCGGGCATCCTTTTCGTAAAAAGCCATGGCGTCAAGATACCCGGCATCAAGGGCATTTTCATGGGAAAGCCTGAGCGTGAACCGTTTGATGGGAAAGATATTCCAGTCATGGGTCACACAGATGGCGACCTGTCCCGGGGAAAGTTCTTTTAGCCTTGATACCATGAAATCCGTAATCCGGCTTGCCGTAAACTCAGGATCAAGCATAATTGATTCGTCAATGATTTTGTCAAACCAGTTCAGGACGAACTGGCCGGCGCCTGTTGTTGTCATCATTTTTTTGGCTGTTATAATATTCTTCACATAAAAAGGCGTTAAAACCTTATTAAGGGTTGTGTGGGGCAAATATTTGCCGGTGACCGAAGTGAATCCTTTATCAATGAGGTAGGCTGTTTCAACACACCTGCTAAAATGACTTGAAAACAGAACCGGTATTAAGTCCAAAGGAAATGATTTGCCAAGGTCAAAGGCATAGTCCTTGCCGGAATCATTGAGCCCCATAAAAGGTTCAAGCCGCGGATTGTCTGAGTAGTGTCTGTCTGAATGGCGTATGATTAAAGAGATCCGGTCAACACCTTGCCCAATCAAGTTTCTGATCAACTCAAGGGTATGCTGGGACCGAATTTTGTATTTATTGTCCATGTAATCTTCCTGGTTCGCTAAAACCGGTCGTTAAAAACCAGTTGCGTTATATTTTTAAAATTTATAGTCCTGGCCTTTAGGCCGTAAAACCCACTCCTTTAGGTGTGGAATATAAGTTTTTACTTTAGCATTTTTTCCTAGACAAAACGGGAAAAATATACTATTAATAAAATTATGAAAATACGTCGCGCATATAAGTACCGTATCTACCCGAATAAGCAGCAGCAGCAACAGTTGGCTGTACAGTTCGGGCATGCGCGTTTTATTTTCAACTACGGGCTTGACGCTCGTAAGCAAGCGTTTAAAGAAACCGGCAAAGACCTGTCCTATACAGCCACAACACTTTTGCTGCCTAAGCTTAAACAGGATCTGCCTTGGCTCAAAGAAACAGACTCTCAGGTGCTGCAGCAGAAGCTCAAAGATTTGGACACTGCCTATATAAACTTCTTTCAAGGCCGTGCAGGCTATCCCACGTTTAAGAACAAAAACAGTCATCAAGCGATTAGGTACCCCCAACGTTTCAAGCTCACAGACTCCCAGATTTACCTTCCCAAAGTTGGGTGGGTAACACTGGTATTGCACCGTCCCACTGAAGGTGTACTGAAAAATGCCACCGTCTCGAAAACCAAGAGCGGTAAGTATTTTGTTTCGGTACAATGCGAGCTTGAAATATCTGAATTCTCTAATAACCTGCCGGCTGTGGGTGTAGACTTGGGATTGCATCACTTCGCTACGCTGTCTACCGGTGAAAAGGTGGCGCATCCCGCGTACTTGCGAGCGGCTGAGAAAAAACTCAGGCGCCTCCAGAAGGCACTTAGCCGAACCAAGAAGGGAAGCGCCAATAGAGCTAAGGCACGGCGCCGTGTTGCAGTACTTCACGAAAAAATAGCGAATCAACGCTCTGATTTTCTGCATAAATTCAGCAATCGGCTGGTACGTAGCCATGGGACAGTCAGTCTCGAAAACCTGAATGTTGCCGGTATGGTGAAGTGTCATAGTTTAGCCAAATCAATCAGTGACAGCGGTTGGAATACGTTTAAATTGCAATGTGAATACAAAGCATGTCAATACGGTTCCGGCGTACAGTCAGTTGATAGATTTTTCCCTTCCAGTAAAACCTGCAATGTTTGCGGGTACGTTAATAATGATTTAAAGTTGCAGCACAGGTTCTGGACCTGCCCTGAGTGCTCAGCAGAGCACGATAGGGATATCAATGCTGCAATAAACATACGTAATTTCAATACCGTGGGAGCCACGGAACTTCAAGCCTGTGGAGAGGATGTAAGACCTACCACCTTTTTGGGTGGTCGGCTAACCTCTGTGAAGCAGGAAGCCCAATGCCTTTAGCCTTGGGTAGCTCACTCTATGATATATGACCTTTCAACTAAAGGAAGTCAATATGGCAAAACCCATCAGCATTATCGGTGTACCCATGGATTTCGGGCAAATGCTCCGTGGCGTGGATATGGGTCCTGCAGCGTTAAGGTACACCGGATTAATATCAAGACTTCGCCGGCTTGGACATGACGTTAAAGACGAAGGGGATATCCCTGTCCCTGTGCGCGATGATGATCCTGCCATGAAAGGGATGACAGACCGTTATGTCAAAGAAATCACCCAGATCAGCCATGATATTTATAAACTCGGATGCCGGGTCATGGACCAGGGCCGTATGCCGATTTTTCTGGGCGGTGATCACTCCATTGCCATTGGTACCGTAGCCTCGGTGGCGGTTAAAGGGCCTGTGGGGCTTATCTGGGTGGATGCCCATGCCGATTTTAATACCCCCCAGACATCACCGTCGGGAAATATTCATGGAATGCCCTTGGCCGTTCTAACGGGAGCCGGCTATCCATGCCTTGTGGATGCCGGGTATCCCGGCACAAAGATCTCCTCGGATAACGTGGTCATGATCGGGCAGCGGGATCTGGACCCCGGAGAAAAGGAACGCATCAAATCCAGCGGTATTACCATTTTCACCATGCGCGATATTGACGAACAGGGTATCAGTGCCATTGCCGCCAAAATCATGGTTCAATTTGCCCACTTGAAACGATTTCACTTAAGTTTGGATATGGATGCCCTGGACCCGGTTGAAGCCCCGGGCGTCGGCACCCCTGTCCCCGGCGGCATCTCCTACCGGGAGGCCCACCTGCTCATGGAGCTGCTTGCGGATTCAAGAAAACTTGGCTCCATGGACTTAGTGGAGATCAATCCCATTCTTGATGTGGCCAATAAAACAAGCAAACTTGCGGTGGAACTGATCCTGTCTGCCTTTGGAAAAAGTATTCTTTAGTCACTGTTTAATGGTGGGCCCTGATGAAAATATTAGGTGAATATATTACCGGATTAAAATCCTTTAAGGGGTTTGCAGGCGATATTGTAAGCCATAAGATATTTGATGCCAAATCCCCGGCCTGGGCATCACCGAACACGTTTCCCCGTTTTAAAAATGACTTGACCCACCTTCTTGCAGAGCTTGGTATTAAAAATCTGTATATCCACCAAGCCCGGGCTATTTCACTCATACTTGACGGATGTCATACGGTGATTGCCACGCCCACGGCATCGGGCAAAAGCCTGGTGTATAATCTGCCGGTGATGGATACGCTTATCTCTGACCCCAAAGCCCATGCCCTGTACCTTTTTCCCCTCAAAGCCCTTGCCCGGGACCAGCTTGATATCGTGAATAAGATGCTGGCCAAGCCTGATGCTGTTTTTTCACAGCCATTAACTGCGGGTGTCTATGATGGAGATATCACAGCGTATCAAAAGACCAAAATCCGCAATGATCCGCCCAACATCCTGTTATCCAATCCTGAGATGCTGCACCTGGCCATGCTGGCCCACCATCATTTATGGGCCTCTTTTTTTGAAAACCTTAAATACATCGTCGTGGATGAGGTGCACACCTACCGAGGGGTCATGGGCTCAAACATGGCCTGGGTGTTTCGACGGTTATTGCGGATATGCCGGTTTTACGGATCCGACCCCTGTTTTATTTTCTGCTCAGCCACCATTGCCAACCCCGGACAACTTGCCTCGGAATTGACCGGGCTGCCGGTGACGGTGGTGGATGAACAAGGCGCTCCCTGTGGGAAAAAAGATATTTTAATGATGAAGGGACTGGAGGGCGCGGCTCAGACCGCCATCACACTCATCCATGCCGCAGTTCACAGAAATCTTGCCACCATTGTTTACACCCAGTCCAGAAAAATTACGGAACTTATTGCCCTATGGGCGGGACAGCGGGCCAAAACCATGGCGGATAAGATATGTGCATACAGGGCCGGGTTTCTTCCCGAGGAACGGCGGGAGATTGAACAGAAACTTGCCAAAGGTGAACTGCTTTGCGTGGTGTCAACGTCTGCGCTTGAGCTTGGTATTGATATCGGCAATCTGGACCTTTGCATCCTTGTGGGGTATCCGGGAACCATGATGTCCACCTGGCAGCGGGCAGGCAGGGTAGGGCGCGACGGCAATGATTCTGCCATGGTCCTCATTGCCCATGAAGACGCCCTGGACCAGTATTTTATCAACCATCCGGACATCTTTTTTGCCATGCCCCCGGAAACCGCCCGGATCAATCCTGAAAATCCCCAAATTCTTGACCGCCATCTGGATTGTGCAGCCGCTGAACTCAGCCTTGATGCCGCTGATCCGATGTTAAATCCGCCGGTTGTGCAGGAACGGGTACAGGCACTGGGGCGTACAGGCCGACTGCTATTAAGCCGGGACGGAAATACCTGGTTTTCTCCCCGAAAACGTCCCCACAGGGATGTCAGTTTAAGGGGGAGCGGGCACACCATCCCCATATTCAAAGAAGATACCCGGCAAAGTTTAGGTGAAATTGATTGGCACAGGTCCTATTTTGAAACCCATGAAGGTGCGGTTTACCTGCACCGAGGACAAACCTTTGTGGTAACTCTTTTTGATCACCTTAAAGGCGTGGTCCGTGCGAAAAAGGAAAAGGTCAGCTACTACACCCGGGCAAGATCCTCGAAAAACACTGAAATTATACATGTGGAAAAAACCTGTCAGGTTAAAGGCACCCGGGTGGGGTTTGGCAAACTGAAAATCCGTGAACAGGTTACAGGCTATGAAATGAAATCTGTGTCGGGTCAAAAATCCCTTGGCATCGTACCTTTGGATCTGCCTGAATTGACCTATGAAACCCAGGGACTATGGATTGAGATTCCGGACTGGATCCGGCAGCGCATTGAAACGGAGCATCTGCACTTCATGGGCGGGATTCATGCTTTAGAGCATGCAGCCATCGGCATGATGCCGCTTCTGGTGATGACCGACAGAAATGATCTGGGCGGTATATCCATTCCCTTTCATCCCCAGGTTGAAAAGGCCGTTGTCTTTGTCTACGACGGTGTGCCGGGCGGTTTAGGGCTTACTTTACAGGCCTTTGACAACGCAGTGACCCTTATGCAAAGAACATATGAGGCGATCCGGGACTGCCCATGCGAAACCGGGTGTCCGGCTTGTGTCCATTCGCCCAAATGCGGGTCAGGAAACCGTCCCATAGACAAGGAAGCGGCAAAGCAGATTCTTCAAATGCTCCTTGAACAAAAGTCGGGGCAGGGGGGATCTGCGTTGGCACCATCGGCCACGCATCCGCCTGTTTTTCAGGATGTTGCCGGCTTAAAAAAAGCGACATATGAAAAAAGACCTGGGTTGATATCTCCCAAAAGATACGCAGTGCTTGACATTGAAACCCGGCGATCTGCCAAGCAGGTGGGTGGATGGCACAAAGCCGAACGTATGGGGGTGTCCTGTGCTGTGCTCTACGATTCCCTTGAAAAGGATTTTCTGGTTTATTACCAGGATGATATGGAAAAACTTGTGGAACGGCTGGGACAGATGGACCTTGTTATCGGGTTTAACATTACTCGGTTTGATTACAAAGTGTTGTCCGGTCTGAACCGGTTCAATTTTCACAGCCTTCCCACCCTGGATATTCTGACAAAAGTTCATGAACGTTTGGGCTACAGGCTTTCACTGGATCATTTGGCTGGTCAGACACTGGGCCTTAAAAAAAGTGCAGACGGCCTTCTCGCCTTGAAATGGTGGCAGGAAGGTCGTCTGGATCTGATTGTGGACTATTGCACCCAGGATGTGCGTGTCACCCATGAACTATATACGTATGGCCGGGATAATGGATTTTTGCTTTTTAAAAACAAGGCTGGTCACCATGTCCGCATCCCTGTGGACTGGAAATAGT
This genomic window contains:
- the cmoB gene encoding tRNA 5-methoxyuridine(34)/uridine 5-oxyacetic acid(34) synthase CmoB, yielding MEQFLASYGHLGWDKWYDALETLVKDKRAYLDSAGGNFEKYKYVVEKLPEICPHTVDLSSRAVSIGQADQLLPDERDRLYNDLVKLSPWRKGPFDFFGVHVDSEWQSWMKWERLEPHLPNLKNRKILDIGSSNGYYMFKMAASDPMFALGLEPQSAFYYQYCAAQKYLNLKKVFCLPAAYNELPAMNRFFDLVLCMGILYHRKSPVKMLRQIHDSLVPGGQVVVENLVIKGENNYCLFPSDRYAKMRNVFFIPDLSAMEAWLTRAGFSDIRCVDITDTTLKEQRKTQWIQTESLEDFLDPEDPSKTVEGYPAPVRAIYIARV
- a CDS encoding DUF5320 family protein, which produces MTGRWLGMCNDISAQTTDFKLAFAGNWCAEVASVQVGAEAFIFIGFNQNSLVTVPQSDAQQSLQTQIDEMKQTLKAIQQQIEKLQEGK
- a CDS encoding MinD/ParA family protein; amino-acid sequence: MKRVITVTSGKGGVGKTNICVNLAVQFARQGLRPCIFDADLGLANINILMGIHPEHTLEAVVNGEKRISDIMIHDTCGVDIIPGGSGVEKLAAMTPRDVSQLIESFSCLEGYDVLFFDTSAGISRDVLSFCMASQEVLLVVTSEPTSLTDGYSMLKVLSLNGYREPVKVVMNKAKNERFGKAVFDKFNETVKKYLPIEISYAGCLPADEAVSAAVIRQRPFTLLYPSTRAAVGIEQLAEFLFDNPGAGKSVTTFENFWEKYMEVAGTPLKLPQRKKRNSAKAPVKVQSATRPPSAQPPVSEGDNALSGQILASLNQLTSVVTDMSTEFKEFRRALAGPDNDSVTPTDSESDQGAPQLPPSIPLDFEAYKKKKLNGA
- a CDS encoding DEAD/DEAH box helicase; translation: MKILGEYITGLKSFKGFAGDIVSHKIFDAKSPAWASPNTFPRFKNDLTHLLAELGIKNLYIHQARAISLILDGCHTVIATPTASGKSLVYNLPVMDTLISDPKAHALYLFPLKALARDQLDIVNKMLAKPDAVFSQPLTAGVYDGDITAYQKTKIRNDPPNILLSNPEMLHLAMLAHHHLWASFFENLKYIVVDEVHTYRGVMGSNMAWVFRRLLRICRFYGSDPCFIFCSATIANPGQLASELTGLPVTVVDEQGAPCGKKDILMMKGLEGAAQTAITLIHAAVHRNLATIVYTQSRKITELIALWAGQRAKTMADKICAYRAGFLPEERREIEQKLAKGELLCVVSTSALELGIDIGNLDLCILVGYPGTMMSTWQRAGRVGRDGNDSAMVLIAHEDALDQYFINHPDIFFAMPPETARINPENPQILDRHLDCAAAELSLDAADPMLNPPVVQERVQALGRTGRLLLSRDGNTWFSPRKRPHRDVSLRGSGHTIPIFKEDTRQSLGEIDWHRSYFETHEGAVYLHRGQTFVVTLFDHLKGVVRAKKEKVSYYTRARSSKNTEIIHVEKTCQVKGTRVGFGKLKIREQVTGYEMKSVSGQKSLGIVPLDLPELTYETQGLWIEIPDWIRQRIETEHLHFMGGIHALEHAAIGMMPLLVMTDRNDLGGISIPFHPQVEKAVVFVYDGVPGGLGLTLQAFDNAVTLMQRTYEAIRDCPCETGCPACVHSPKCGSGNRPIDKEAAKQILQMLLEQKSGQGGSALAPSATHPPVFQDVAGLKKATYEKRPGLISPKRYAVLDIETRRSAKQVGGWHKAERMGVSCAVLYDSLEKDFLVYYQDDMEKLVERLGQMDLVIGFNITRFDYKVLSGLNRFNFHSLPTLDILTKVHERLGYRLSLDHLAGQTLGLKKSADGLLALKWWQEGRLDLIVDYCTQDVRVTHELYTYGRDNGFLLFKNKAGHHVRIPVDWK
- a CDS encoding RNA-guided endonuclease TnpB family protein, which codes for MKIRRAYKYRIYPNKQQQQQLAVQFGHARFIFNYGLDARKQAFKETGKDLSYTATTLLLPKLKQDLPWLKETDSQVLQQKLKDLDTAYINFFQGRAGYPTFKNKNSHQAIRYPQRFKLTDSQIYLPKVGWVTLVLHRPTEGVLKNATVSKTKSGKYFVSVQCELEISEFSNNLPAVGVDLGLHHFATLSTGEKVAHPAYLRAAEKKLRRLQKALSRTKKGSANRAKARRRVAVLHEKIANQRSDFLHKFSNRLVRSHGTVSLENLNVAGMVKCHSLAKSISDSGWNTFKLQCEYKACQYGSGVQSVDRFFPSSKTCNVCGYVNNDLKLQHRFWTCPECSAEHDRDINAAINIRNFNTVGATELQACGEDVRPTTFLGGRLTSVKQEAQCL
- the rocF gene encoding arginase, with protein sequence MAKPISIIGVPMDFGQMLRGVDMGPAALRYTGLISRLRRLGHDVKDEGDIPVPVRDDDPAMKGMTDRYVKEITQISHDIYKLGCRVMDQGRMPIFLGGDHSIAIGTVASVAVKGPVGLIWVDAHADFNTPQTSPSGNIHGMPLAVLTGAGYPCLVDAGYPGTKISSDNVVMIGQRDLDPGEKERIKSSGITIFTMRDIDEQGISAIAAKIMVQFAHLKRFHLSLDMDALDPVEAPGVGTPVPGGISYREAHLLMELLADSRKLGSMDLVEINPILDVANKTSKLAVELILSAFGKSIL
- a CDS encoding Hsp20/alpha crystallin family protein; this encodes MSLVKWDPLREMDEFFDRYTKAVGRPGASNQEIIATGDWTPRVDIAETDNVFVIKAEIPDVKKEDVRVLVDNGILTIRGERHQEKEEKGKRFHRVERHYGSFNRSFTLPDNVDESKIKAAFKDGMLTLQIEKTKETKHKAIEVAIE
- a CDS encoding histidine phosphatase family protein → MDNKYKIRSQHTLELIRNLIGQGVDRISLIIRHSDRHYSDNPRLEPFMGLNDSGKDYAFDLGKSFPLDLIPVLFSSHFSRCVETAYLIDKGFTSVTGKYLPHTTLNKVLTPFYVKNIITAKKMMTTTGAGQFVLNWFDKIIDESIMLDPEFTASRITDFMVSRLKELSPGQVAICVTHDWNIFPIKRFTLRLSHENALDAGYLDAMAFYEKDARVFAVARQFDPVEIV